The Medicago truncatula cultivar Jemalong A17 chromosome 4, MtrunA17r5.0-ANR, whole genome shotgun sequence genome includes a region encoding these proteins:
- the LOC11440613 gene encoding auxin-induced protein 6B, translated as MGFRFPGIIRRASFSGNRSASKAVDVPKGYLAVYVGEKQTRYVIPVSYLSQPSFQDLLSQAEEEFGYDHPMGGLTIPCTEDIFQHITSRMNGI; from the coding sequence ATGGGTTTTCGTTTCCCTGGTATCATCAGAAGGGCATCTTTTTCTGGAAACCGATCAGCTTCAAAAGCTGTGGATGTGCCAAAGGGATATCTTGCAGTATATGTTGGAGAGAAACAGACGCGGTATGTGATCCCCGTATCATACTTAAGCCAACCTTCATTTCAAGACTTGCTGAGTCAAGCTGAGGAAGAGTTCGGATATGATCATCCCATGGGTGGCCTCACCATTCCTTGCACCGAAGATATCTTTCAACATATAACATCTCGCATGAACGGGATATGA
- the LOC11443224 gene encoding auxin-induced protein 15A — protein sequence MGMCMLLEMILHAMKMLRLRSQYYTKHHFSRQNSKKIGHHAPKGHFVVYVDDKDDEYMRRFVVPISYLKQPMFQALLCCAEEEFGFEHPMGNIVIPCSIDYFVTLTSRFNVS from the coding sequence atGGGTATGTGTATGCTTCTAGAGATGATTCTACATGCAATGAAAATGTTACGACTACGGTCTCAATACTACACAAAGCATCatttttcaagacaaaattccAAGAAAATTGGTCATCATGCTCCAAAAGGACATTTTGTGGTGTACGTGGATGATAAGGATGATGAATATATGAGGCGGTTTGTGGTCCCAATATCGTACTTGAAGCAACCTATGTTTCAGGCCTTGTTGTGTTGTGCTGAGGAAGAGTTTGGTTTTGAACATCCAATGGGAAATATTGTTATTCCATGTTCCATTGACTATTTTGTTACTCTTACTTCTCGTTTCAATGTCTCATAA
- the LOC11443225 gene encoding auxin-induced protein 15A: MSHNEPHIIYFCKTNPVKFAYQNFAVPASLRVFRLPGIIRRSSSFTSSRSVSKVVDVPKGYLAVCVGDKQKRFVIPVSYLNQPLFQDLMSQAEEEFGYDHPMGGLTIPCTEDAFKHITYRLNEI, encoded by the coding sequence ATGAGTCATAATGAAccacatattatatatttttgcaaGACAAACCCCGTGAAATTTGCATACCAGAACTTCGCGGTCCCTGCCTCCCTAAGGGTTTTTCGTTTACCTGGTATCATTAGAAGGTCATCATCATTTACTTCAAGCCGATCAGTTTCAAAAGTTGTGGACGTGCCAAAGGGATATCTCGCAGTGTGCGTTGGTGATAAACAAAAGAGATTTGTGATCCCCGTATCATACTTGAACCAACCATTGTTTCAAGATTTGATGAGTCAAGCCGAAGAAGAGTTTGGATATGATCATCCAATGGGAGGTCTCACCATTCCTTGCACAGAAGATGCCTTCAAACATATAACTTATCGCTTGAATGAGATTTGA